From the bacterium genome, one window contains:
- a CDS encoding NAD-dependent epimerase/dehydratase family protein, with protein MNVCIVGGTGNISTSIVRVLLEQGHEITCYTRGKTGAFPKEVRRITGDRNQRAEFEGAMQREHFDAVIDMICFTGDDARSDLRAFPHVGHFVQCSTVCTYGIESLWLPITEDHPLNPITDYGRNKAAADAVFLAAYYQNAFPLTIIKPSTTYGAQLGLLRQIAWDFSWIDRVRKGKPILVCGDGNALHQFLHVDDAALAFAGVLGKKHCIGQTYNLNNGGFISWADYHRTAMRVIGREVELKGVPLAVLEKQNIPNFDICRTIFAHITYYSAAKIFRDVPEFKPVISLESGMSKVLQAMDLQKRIPDSDTIQWEDDIISALKGLT; from the coding sequence ATGAATGTTTGCATCGTGGGAGGCACCGGCAATATCAGTACCAGCATCGTCCGTGTCCTTCTGGAACAAGGACATGAGATCACCTGCTACACCCGGGGGAAAACCGGAGCATTTCCAAAAGAAGTCCGCCGGATAACGGGAGACCGTAATCAGCGTGCTGAGTTTGAAGGCGCTATGCAGCGGGAACACTTTGATGCCGTCATTGATATGATCTGCTTCACCGGCGACGATGCCCGGAGCGATCTCCGCGCCTTCCCGCATGTCGGGCATTTCGTCCAGTGCTCCACCGTTTGCACCTACGGGATTGAATCCTTATGGCTGCCCATCACCGAGGACCATCCTTTGAACCCCATTACCGATTACGGCCGGAACAAGGCCGCTGCAGACGCCGTGTTTCTTGCGGCCTACTACCAAAATGCCTTTCCCCTCACCATCATCAAACCCTCCACAACCTACGGGGCTCAACTCGGCTTATTGCGGCAAATCGCCTGGGACTTTTCCTGGATCGACAGGGTGCGCAAAGGTAAACCCATCCTGGTCTGCGGGGATGGCAACGCCCTGCATCAATTTCTTCACGTAGACGACGCCGCACTGGCGTTCGCCGGAGTCCTGGGCAAAAAACATTGCATCGGGCAAACCTATAATCTCAACAATGGCGGTTTTATATCCTGGGCGGATTACCATCGCACCGCCATGCGGGTCATCGGCAGGGAGGTCGAACTCAAGGGCGTTCCGCTTGCAGTGCTGGAAAAACAGAACATCCCGAATTTCGACATCTGCCGGACTATCTTTGCCCACATCACCTATTACAGCGCCGCCAAAATCTTCCGGGACGTCCCCGAATTCAAACCGGTAATTTCACTGGAATCAGGAATGTCCAAGGTGTTACAGGCTATGGATCTTCAAAAAAGGATTCCCGACTCCGACACGATTCAATGGGAAGACGACATTATCTCCGCATTGAAAGGTTTAACATGA
- a CDS encoding M36 family metallopeptidase yields MKNLTRLARKWTMLFAAVLGWLALSISDTVGQSISLQDSGLPNVDHRYDVVVRRTAMSVAATPSDHTAAEQCLRLLVPTLRIERHTLLGSPQWLRADDAFLTAPRVSGTTGIQAAPSVDVRSIAKQFVTDHAGVFGHDASVLETAKVQREFVTAHSGLQTIVWAQEFDGIPVFESVFIAHATARGELVNISSQFLPDLAAAAEAGSPRSRANVVAPPVTATQAVVVASISVGESPELAATLIALDTPVGATQSQRFRGGALKGEAKAGLTWLPLDAAHLRLCWEVWLTGQARGELYRVLVDVETGTMWIREAHTSYAVNAKYRVFTAGSPTPHSPGYAAPGQTSQPLDVARSLVTLTAVSATASPDGWVTANETLGNNVDAHTDLDADNVADTPRPQGSPAGTFDFPVALLQPPSDYRKAAVVNLFYWCNWMHDKLYDLGFTEAAGNFQTDNFGRGGQDGDAVQADAQDGEGTDNANFHTPMDGSAPRMQMYLCTPPNPDRDGDFDDEVILHEYTHGLSNRRVGGGLLINAHQTACMGEGWSDFYALALLTPPGADPNSHYPFSAYTSKNMIFNRHTWAAGGDNYYFGCRRYPYSTDLSVNPLTFRDIDPAQANAHSGVPVSPLWVGMPAGEVHMAGEVWCVTLWEARAKLIQKYGYAVGNQRILELVTDGMNLSPADPTFLQARDAILQADLVLTGGADKKELWDAFAKRGMGASAVAAPNTTTTGLLESFDPPDILSVTPTLAVNVEGYYGGPFTPSLQVFTLTRQSGGNLNWSAGATAPLHLSATSGTLTVAQPTTSVTVSVGSGANALAVGPVLRSILFTNTATDVAQLRYFAINVKEPLAANPPAVTTFSGFTGALPAPLSTTLVITNRGGAAIHWTAAPQLPLTVVPSSGTLGAGQAITLTVSFDADTLDALPLGDTLLKLDVTDDTTGQVLGSTFHLKLAEPLDVSPHDGQMILGPVGGPFVPASQLFTLKNQGAMAMPWHVTAELPLVSTSASGTLAPAGGEKTIQVGINPSAVAALGVGISTRHVYFTDELSGYVITNSFTLRIGKGDYHTEKFSSYGRPFDLGMTTLTFTPDGSQNYYTLCRAEVVDFPTDPSGGTEIPSYGDTITLGGGKTVSLFGTKTNTVYVSRDGYVDGFNGPPGGDYWQSMRAQLFDGLPDPDIGTVTWKQLADRLVITWDNVTGYSADELNNFQAELFFNGIVRFTWLGTSDTPVSAIGLSRGTGEPADWVSSDLSTYPLCGEVPPAFDVPMTLTVPVDGREGGNGLYIGGVVQLDQPWPDDLLVNLTSSDTSEAVVPATVTIPAGKTKAGFGITVVDDAILDGSQVATLTATAAGHTKATDTIVVDDNETATLEVHLPRSAYENSVVAGVVTTDRPVQDDVPVWLKATAPDILKVNWPMTVIHSGATSGTFTVTALDDNLLGTPRSAGVIASVAGWTSGTDSVSIADNDPTNITVRLPNSAQEGDGLLVGQGEVSLAGFIASNLVVDLHSPDTTELTAPASVTILAGHSNAFFDIGIVDDAVVDGMRWGTVVAEAARFQAGTCSMRIYDNDGPPEVFDPQPSNLAEDVALQPVLSWGRVEGELVINGNFDAPGLTGWTREDIGAGGWIRNNGTVDPESSDGPLPPFSGIASALLRQSGNGRHALWQDITIPQELSAVVLSWTDCIRNHAADFATNQQFRVELRDPDNNQTLQVLFSTQSGETRLRNWTQRTVDLGAWRGQKVRLAFVGEDALGFLNVHLDEISILAIPPVPTVFEVYLGTVDPPDTEQYLGNTSGTTWVVQGPLMTNTTYYWQVVSKRGVFRTPGPVWQFNTGDDSVPPGLVLSTPADFSIVSAPTNVIVTASVGGSTMRTLTPVGAVDFYADDVKIGQDNVAPFTFVWTNVPPGEHVLHAVGRGGVLNAFVLATSPDIHLSVAPPSGKMLYTLVPFGSLWSYNDTGVFPGASWCSLSFRGRLTGWKSGPAKLGYGKGDEATVVSYGDEALNKYITTYFRRTFPSPNVTLESLTLHVLRDDGVRVYLNGTEILRNNMPLGLLTSTTTAITNLNGFAAEHALATTTVALSNLVAQGNLIAAEVHQAAANSTDLGFDLELTGIGDTLPSVTVTSPGDGTVFAAPSQLVLDASATEPYGAVTRIEMFIDGVSFGRVPGTTGPLLWHAPSPGIHTLLAVATDAAGHEVQSTPVVVAIVAPPVLALSREGVTLELNWPVTADGYHLRTTTNLLTPVTWENIDAGLIQTDGLWRAALSFTNTVRFFQLQSP; encoded by the coding sequence ATGAAAAACCTGACTAGGCTTGCTCGAAAATGGACGATGTTGTTCGCCGCGGTATTGGGTTGGCTTGCGTTATCCATCTCGGACACGGTGGGCCAGTCGATCAGCCTGCAGGATAGCGGACTGCCAAACGTGGATCATCGCTACGACGTTGTGGTGCGCCGTACCGCGATGTCGGTTGCGGCGACTCCATCCGACCATACCGCGGCAGAGCAGTGTTTGCGTCTGCTCGTGCCCACTCTCCGCATCGAACGGCACACCTTGCTCGGTAGCCCTCAATGGCTGAGGGCGGACGATGCTTTTCTCACGGCACCCCGTGTGTCCGGTACAACCGGAATTCAGGCGGCACCATCCGTCGATGTCCGGAGCATTGCGAAACAATTCGTTACTGACCATGCGGGGGTTTTCGGTCATGACGCCAGCGTACTGGAAACGGCCAAGGTCCAGCGGGAGTTTGTGACCGCTCATAGTGGATTGCAGACCATCGTGTGGGCGCAGGAGTTTGACGGAATTCCGGTTTTCGAGTCGGTTTTCATCGCCCATGCGACAGCGCGCGGGGAACTCGTCAACATCTCAAGCCAGTTTCTTCCTGACCTTGCCGCGGCTGCCGAGGCGGGCTCTCCCCGCTCCCGCGCGAATGTCGTGGCACCGCCCGTGACCGCGACACAGGCCGTGGTTGTCGCCTCGATTAGCGTGGGGGAATCCCCTGAACTGGCGGCCACCCTCATCGCGCTCGACACCCCCGTGGGTGCCACGCAGTCCCAGCGGTTCCGCGGCGGGGCACTCAAGGGAGAGGCGAAAGCGGGGTTAACCTGGTTGCCCCTCGATGCCGCGCACCTGCGCCTCTGTTGGGAAGTCTGGCTCACCGGGCAGGCCCGCGGCGAACTGTATCGCGTACTCGTTGATGTCGAGACCGGCACCATGTGGATTCGCGAAGCTCACACATCGTATGCGGTAAATGCCAAGTACCGCGTCTTTACCGCAGGGAGTCCAACCCCGCACTCGCCGGGTTATGCCGCACCAGGCCAGACCAGCCAGCCACTGGACGTCGCACGGTCGTTGGTTACCTTGACGGCGGTCAGTGCCACCGCTTCCCCGGACGGCTGGGTTACGGCCAACGAGACCTTGGGAAACAACGTCGATGCCCACACCGACCTGGATGCCGACAATGTTGCCGATACGCCCCGCCCGCAAGGTTCTCCCGCCGGCACCTTCGACTTTCCCGTCGCCTTGCTTCAGCCGCCCTCCGACTACCGCAAGGCAGCGGTCGTCAACTTGTTCTACTGGTGCAACTGGATGCACGACAAGCTCTACGATCTGGGATTCACCGAGGCAGCCGGCAATTTCCAGACCGACAACTTTGGCAGGGGCGGCCAGGATGGAGACGCGGTGCAGGCCGACGCACAGGATGGCGAAGGAACGGATAACGCCAACTTCCACACGCCGATGGACGGCAGTGCGCCGCGCATGCAGATGTACCTCTGCACGCCCCCGAATCCCGATCGTGACGGGGATTTTGACGACGAAGTAATCCTGCACGAATACACCCATGGGCTGAGCAACCGGCGCGTTGGTGGAGGGCTCCTGATCAACGCGCATCAGACGGCGTGCATGGGCGAAGGATGGTCCGACTTTTACGCGCTGGCCCTGTTGACCCCACCGGGGGCTGACCCCAACAGCCACTATCCTTTCAGCGCCTATACTTCTAAGAATATGATCTTTAACCGCCACACCTGGGCTGCCGGCGGCGACAATTACTACTTTGGCTGCCGGCGCTACCCCTACAGCACAGACCTGTCGGTTAATCCGCTCACGTTCCGGGATATCGATCCCGCCCAGGCCAATGCGCACTCAGGCGTGCCGGTCAGTCCCCTGTGGGTTGGTATGCCGGCGGGTGAGGTGCACATGGCCGGCGAGGTCTGGTGCGTGACGCTCTGGGAAGCCCGCGCGAAGCTGATCCAGAAGTATGGCTATGCCGTCGGTAATCAGCGTATCCTTGAACTCGTCACCGATGGCATGAATCTTTCGCCGGCGGATCCGACATTCCTCCAGGCGCGTGACGCGATTCTACAGGCCGACCTGGTCCTCACCGGTGGCGCGGACAAAAAGGAACTCTGGGATGCGTTCGCCAAGCGCGGCATGGGAGCAAGCGCCGTAGCAGCGCCGAACACGACCACTACCGGCTTGTTGGAAAGTTTCGATCCGCCGGATATACTGAGCGTCACTCCAACCTTGGCCGTGAATGTCGAGGGATACTACGGGGGACCGTTCACCCCCTCGCTCCAGGTGTTCACGTTGACGCGCCAGAGCGGGGGCAACCTGAATTGGAGTGCAGGAGCCACGGCGCCGCTCCACTTATCGGCCACGTCCGGCACGTTGACGGTCGCCCAACCCACAACCAGCGTCACGGTTTCGGTTGGTTCAGGCGCGAACGCGTTGGCGGTTGGCCCTGTCCTGCGCAGTATCCTTTTTACGAACACCGCTACGGACGTGGCCCAGTTGCGATATTTCGCAATCAATGTCAAGGAGCCGTTGGCGGCGAACCCGCCCGCCGTAACAACGTTTTCGGGCTTTACGGGAGCGCTGCCAGCCCCATTGAGCACCACGCTGGTTATCACGAATCGGGGAGGTGCCGCCATCCATTGGACCGCTGCACCGCAACTGCCCCTCACGGTTGTGCCTTCCAGCGGGACGCTTGGCGCTGGCCAGGCCATCACGCTGACCGTATCCTTCGATGCGGATACCCTGGATGCCCTGCCGTTAGGGGACACCCTTCTGAAGCTGGACGTGACTGATGACACGACGGGACAAGTGCTGGGCAGCACGTTTCACCTCAAGCTGGCAGAACCGCTCGATGTCAGCCCTCACGATGGGCAGATGATTCTCGGGCCCGTGGGCGGTCCGTTTGTCCCGGCCTCCCAGCTTTTTACCCTCAAAAACCAGGGCGCCATGGCCATGCCCTGGCATGTTACCGCAGAACTGCCTCTCGTCAGTACATCGGCCAGCGGAACCCTCGCGCCTGCCGGCGGCGAGAAGACCATCCAGGTGGGCATCAATCCATCGGCCGTGGCGGCGCTGGGGGTCGGTATCTCTACACGGCATGTCTATTTCACGGACGAGTTGAGTGGTTATGTGATCACCAATTCATTCACGTTGCGCATCGGAAAGGGGGACTACCACACCGAAAAATTCAGTTCCTATGGCCGCCCCTTCGATCTGGGAATGACGACCCTGACATTCACGCCGGACGGTTCACAGAACTACTATACCCTCTGTCGCGCCGAGGTCGTCGATTTTCCCACGGATCCGTCGGGCGGTACCGAGATCCCCTCCTATGGCGACACGATTACCCTGGGCGGCGGCAAGACCGTGTCCCTTTTCGGCACAAAGACCAACACGGTTTATGTGAGCCGCGACGGTTATGTTGACGGGTTCAATGGCCCGCCGGGGGGCGATTACTGGCAGTCCATGCGCGCCCAGTTATTCGACGGCCTGCCCGACCCGGATATAGGAACGGTAACGTGGAAACAACTCGCCGACCGTCTCGTGATCACCTGGGACAATGTGACGGGATACTCGGCCGACGAGCTCAACAACTTCCAGGCGGAGTTGTTCTTTAACGGAATCGTCCGTTTCACGTGGTTGGGGACCAGCGATACCCCGGTTTCCGCCATCGGGCTGTCACGCGGCACGGGTGAGCCGGCAGACTGGGTTTCCAGCGATCTCAGCACCTACCCGCTGTGCGGCGAGGTGCCGCCGGCGTTCGATGTGCCGATGACGCTCACGGTGCCGGTTGACGGTCGAGAGGGCGGCAACGGCCTGTACATCGGCGGTGTCGTGCAACTTGACCAACCATGGCCGGATGACCTGCTCGTGAACCTCACGTCCAGCGATACGAGCGAGGCCGTGGTACCTGCCACTGTCACCATTCCTGCCGGCAAGACCAAGGCTGGCTTCGGCATCACAGTCGTTGATGATGCGATCCTCGACGGCTCGCAGGTAGCGACGCTTACCGCCACGGCGGCGGGGCATACCAAGGCGACCGACACGATCGTTGTGGACGATAACGAGACTGCCACGCTGGAGGTACATCTGCCCCGCTCGGCGTATGAAAATTCCGTCGTGGCTGGCGTTGTCACCACGGATCGCCCGGTGCAGGACGATGTGCCGGTCTGGCTCAAGGCAACGGCGCCGGACATCCTCAAGGTAAATTGGCCCATGACGGTGATTCATTCAGGAGCAACCTCCGGCACGTTCACGGTGACGGCTTTGGATGACAACCTCCTGGGCACCCCGCGCAGCGCCGGCGTGATCGCCAGCGTGGCCGGGTGGACCTCCGGCACCGATTCCGTTTCCATTGCCGATAATGACCCCACCAACATCACGGTACGGCTGCCCAACTCGGCTCAGGAGGGCGACGGCCTCCTGGTGGGGCAAGGCGAGGTGTCCCTCGCGGGCTTTATCGCCAGCAACCTGGTGGTCGATCTCCATTCCCCCGACACCACCGAACTTACTGCGCCTGCTTCTGTCACCATCCTGGCGGGGCATAGCAACGCATTTTTTGATATCGGGATTGTGGATGACGCGGTGGTCGACGGTATGCGGTGGGGCACGGTTGTCGCGGAGGCCGCCCGTTTTCAGGCCGGGACCTGCTCCATGCGCATCTATGACAATGATGGACCGCCCGAGGTGTTCGACCCACAGCCATCCAACTTGGCGGAAGATGTCGCGCTGCAGCCGGTGCTATCCTGGGGGCGCGTTGAAGGTGAACTGGTGATCAACGGAAATTTCGATGCGCCGGGGCTGACAGGATGGACGAGGGAAGACATTGGTGCGGGAGGGTGGATTCGAAACAACGGGACAGTAGACCCCGAGTCATCGGATGGCCCGCTGCCGCCGTTTTCGGGTATCGCCAGCGCCCTTCTGCGGCAGAGCGGGAACGGACGCCACGCACTCTGGCAGGACATCACGATTCCCCAGGAGCTCTCGGCCGTGGTCCTTTCCTGGACCGATTGCATTCGTAACCATGCGGCGGACTTTGCCACAAACCAGCAGTTTCGTGTTGAATTGCGGGACCCCGATAACAACCAGACCCTGCAGGTACTCTTCAGTACACAATCGGGAGAAACCCGGTTGCGCAACTGGACCCAGCGTACGGTTGACCTCGGCGCCTGGCGCGGGCAGAAGGTGCGTCTTGCCTTCGTGGGGGAAGATGCCCTCGGTTTCCTGAACGTGCACCTTGATGAGATTAGTATTCTGGCCATCCCGCCCGTCCCAACCGTCTTTGAAGTCTACTTGGGAACAGTGGATCCGCCCGATACCGAGCAGTATCTCGGGAACACAAGCGGGACCACGTGGGTGGTGCAGGGCCCCCTCATGACGAATACGACGTACTACTGGCAGGTGGTGTCCAAGCGTGGCGTCTTCCGCACCCCGGGACCGGTCTGGCAATTCAACACCGGCGATGACAGCGTGCCCCCGGGGCTCGTCCTGTCGACCCCGGCGGATTTCAGTATTGTCTCCGCGCCCACCAACGTGATCGTCACGGCCTCTGTAGGGGGGAGCACCATGCGCACCTTGACGCCTGTTGGCGCAGTTGATTTCTACGCCGATGACGTGAAGATCGGGCAGGACAACGTGGCCCCCTTCACCTTTGTCTGGACGAATGTGCCGCCAGGAGAACACGTTCTCCACGCGGTGGGCCGCGGAGGCGTGCTGAACGCGTTTGTACTCGCCACATCACCGGACATTCACCTGTCGGTTGCGCCACCTTCAGGGAAGATGCTCTACACCCTGGTGCCCTTTGGCAGTTTGTGGAGCTACAACGATACCGGGGTATTCCCGGGGGCGAGTTGGTGCTCGCTGTCGTTTCGCGGCCGGCTGACTGGCTGGAAAAGCGGCCCGGCCAAGCTCGGCTATGGCAAGGGCGACGAGGCCACGGTCGTGAGCTATGGCGACGAGGCCCTGAACAAGTATATAACGACTTATTTCCGGCGCACGTTCCCGTCGCCCAACGTTACACTCGAGAGCCTGACGCTGCATGTTTTGCGTGACGACGGGGTGCGTGTCTATCTGAACGGGACGGAAATTCTGCGCAACAACATGCCCTTGGGTCTCCTTACTTCAACCACGACCGCGATAACGAATTTGAACGGGTTTGCGGCCGAGCATGCGCTTGCGACCACGACCGTCGCCTTATCAAACCTTGTCGCGCAGGGAAACTTGATCGCCGCCGAGGTTCATCAGGCCGCAGCAAACAGCACCGATCTCGGTTTCGATCTCGAGCTGACGGGTATCGGTGATACGCTGCCCAGCGTCACCGTTACAAGTCCGGGCGACGGCACGGTATTCGCCGCACCCTCGCAACTCGTCCTGGATGCGAGCGCCACCGAACCTTACGGCGCAGTAACCCGGATAGAAATGTTCATCGATGGCGTGAGTTTCGGGAGGGTGCCGGGAACAACCGGTCCACTGCTGTGGCACGCGCCTTCGCCCGGCATTCACACCCTGCTCGCTGTGGCAACAGATGCCGCGGGCCATGAGGTGCAGTCGACACCCGTGGTGGTGGCGATTGTGGCACCCCCGGTCCTGGCGCTATCACGCGAAGGGGTCACTCTGGAACTGAATTGGCCGGTGACAGCGGATGGTTATCATCTGAGAACGACTACCAATTTGCTGACGCCCGTCACGTGGGAGAATATCGATGCTGGGTTGATCCAGACTGACGGTCTGTGGCGGGCAGCCCTGTCGTTTACGAATACCGTGCGGTTCTTCCAGTTGCAGTCCCCTTGA
- a CDS encoding DUF3102 domain-containing protein: MSKTNSIDVLTDPEIQRHTQRILELQKEERQAREEMGRIVAGIGAELIAAKEALDKTPDRTAWQRWLKGHVHYSADTAQNYMRVARLVGKNRSASVFLGLEPTALYRLAALPDEKAATLTPDTLLTDPRTGRQTALSQMSARSLDRALDALEGKAVPQNPKPASAGVALAGETREDAAADAQRIMGLLADQLADIRKRKGSLTGASKQRVLEAIEHLRGIVLKWPAWATPATKKK; the protein is encoded by the coding sequence ATGAGTAAAACGAACTCGATAGACGTGTTGACCGATCCCGAGATCCAGCGGCATACCCAGCGAATTCTGGAATTGCAAAAAGAGGAACGGCAGGCGCGGGAGGAAATGGGGCGGATTGTGGCTGGGATTGGCGCCGAGCTGATCGCCGCCAAAGAGGCGCTCGACAAGACCCCGGACAGGACCGCTTGGCAGCGCTGGCTGAAAGGGCATGTGCATTACTCGGCGGACACGGCGCAGAATTACATGCGGGTCGCCAGGCTCGTTGGAAAAAACCGAAGCGCTTCGGTTTTTTTGGGCTTGGAACCCACCGCCCTGTATCGCCTCGCCGCGTTGCCTGACGAGAAGGCCGCCACACTCACACCCGATACGCTACTGACCGACCCGCGAACCGGGCGGCAAACCGCCCTCAGCCAGATGAGCGCCCGCTCGTTGGACCGGGCACTCGACGCCCTGGAGGGCAAGGCGGTCCCGCAGAACCCGAAACCGGCCTCCGCAGGTGTCGCGTTGGCAGGTGAGACCCGCGAGGATGCGGCCGCCGACGCCCAGCGAATCATGGGCCTGCTGGCCGATCAACTGGCGGATATCCGTAAACGAAAGGGATCGTTGACTGGTGCCTCAAAACAACGGGTCCTGGAGGCGATCGAGCACTTGCGCGGCATCGTGTTGAAATGGCCTGCTTGGGCTACGCCTGCCACCAAGAAGAAATGA
- a CDS encoding transposase: MRTARIVEAGAAYYHIMSRVVDRRMVFDDGEKERFRKTLRAVAEFAGVRIMTWTCLSNHWHALIYLPEREEVSDGELGRRLSFLYDKTVVENVASQLAFLRANGDHEAAESRKREFTYRMYDLGEFVKTLKQRVSFSYNRRHQRKGTLWEERFKSILVEGSPGTLMRMAAYIDLNAVRAGLVKDPKDFRFSGYGEAMGGSKPAREGLMAVVKEGDVAEDWNVASARYRQLLYVSGEVQGVRETGQPVKNGFSAEAVAAVIEKKGKLPLNEILRSRIRYFTDGAIIGSQVFVEEAFGRHRTHFSAKREAGAKPMKGGDWGDMFTARQLRVDLFGPPVSA; encoded by the coding sequence ATGAGAACGGCGAGGATCGTGGAGGCTGGGGCGGCATATTATCATATCATGTCGCGGGTGGTGGATCGGCGGATGGTATTTGATGATGGAGAGAAGGAACGTTTTCGTAAGACGCTGCGGGCTGTGGCGGAATTTGCCGGGGTGCGGATCATGACCTGGACTTGCTTAAGTAATCATTGGCACGCCCTGATATATCTTCCTGAACGTGAGGAGGTTAGTGATGGGGAGTTGGGGAGGCGGTTGTCATTTCTCTATGATAAGACCGTGGTTGAAAATGTGGCATCGCAATTGGCGTTCCTGCGTGCGAACGGGGATCACGAGGCGGCTGAATCCCGGAAGAGGGAGTTCACCTATCGGATGTATGATCTGGGTGAATTCGTGAAGACGCTGAAGCAGCGGGTGAGTTTTTCGTATAACCGACGGCATCAACGGAAGGGGACACTGTGGGAGGAACGGTTTAAAAGCATATTGGTGGAGGGGAGCCCTGGAACGCTGATGCGGATGGCGGCATATATTGATTTAAATGCGGTGAGGGCAGGGCTGGTCAAAGATCCAAAGGATTTCCGGTTTAGCGGATATGGGGAGGCGATGGGGGGCTCAAAACCTGCGAGGGAAGGATTGATGGCGGTAGTGAAGGAGGGGGATGTGGCAGAGGACTGGAACGTGGCCTCGGCGCGATATCGTCAGTTGCTGTATGTTTCCGGGGAAGTGCAAGGGGTTCGTGAGACTGGTCAGCCGGTAAAAAATGGTTTTAGTGCAGAGGCTGTCGCGGCGGTGATTGAGAAAAAAGGTAAACTGCCGCTGAACGAAATTTTGCGAAGTCGGATCCGGTATTTCACGGATGGAGCGATCATCGGGAGTCAGGTGTTTGTGGAAGAAGCATTTGGTCGGCACCGGACGCATTTTAGCGCCAAGCGTGAGGCGGGAGCCAAGCCGATGAAGGGTGGGGATTGGGGCGATATGTTTACCGCCCGGCAGTTACGGGTGGATCTATTTGGACCTCCAGTGTCAGCATAA
- a CDS encoding NAD-dependent epimerase/dehydratase family protein, with protein MNVCIVGGTGNISTSIVRVLLEQGHEITCYTRGKTGAFPKEVRRITGDRNQRAEFEGAMQREHFDAVIDMICFTGDDARSDLRAFPHVGHFVQCSTVCTYGIESLWLPITEDHPLNPITDYGRNKAAADAVFLAAYYQNAFPVTIIKPSTTYGSQLGLLRQIAWDFSWIDRVRKGKPILVCGDGNALHQFLHVDDAALAFAGVLGKKHCVGQTYNLNNGGFISWANYHRTAMRVIGREVELKGVPFAVLEKQNIPNFEICRTIFAHITYYSAAKIFRDVPEFKPVISLESGMSEVLQAMDLQKRIPDSDTIQWEDDIISALKGLT; from the coding sequence ATGAATGTTTGCATCGTGGGCGGCACCGGCAATATCAGCACTAGCATCGTCCGTGTCCTTCTGGAACAAGGACATGAGATCACCTGCTACACCCGGGGGAAAACCGGAGCATTTCCAAAAGAAGTCCGCCGGATAACGGGAGACCGTAATCAGCGTGCTGAGTTTGAAGGCGCTATGCAGCGGGAACACTTTGATGCCGTCATTGATATGATCTGCTTCACCGGCGACGATGCCCGGAGCGATCTCCGCGCCTTCCCGCATGTCGGGCATTTCGTCCAGTGCTCCACCGTTTGCACCTACGGGATTGAATCCTTATGGCTGCCCATCACCGAGGACCATCCTTTGAACCCCATTACCGATTACGGCCGGAACAAGGCCGCCGCGGACGCCGTGTTTCTTGCGGCCTATTACCAAAATGCGTTTCCCGTCACCATCATCAAGCCCTCCACAACCTACGGGTCTCAACTCGGCTTATTGCGGCAAATCGCCTGGGACTTTTCCTGGATCGACCGGGTGCGTAAAGGCAAACCCATCCTGGTCTGCGGGGATGGCAACGCCCTGCATCAATTTCTCCACGTGGACGACGCCGCACTGGCGTTCGCCGGAGTCCTAGGCAAAAAACATTGCGTCGGACAAACCTACAATCTTAACAATGGCGGCTTTATATCCTGGGCGAATTACCATCGAACCGCTATGCGGGTCATCGGCAGGGAGGTCGAACTCAAAGGCGTCCCGTTTGCAGTGCTGGAAAAACAGAATATCCCGAATTTCGAAATCTGCCGGACTATCTTTGCCCATATCACCTATTATAGCGCCGCCAAAATCTTCCGGGACGTCCCCGAATTCAAACCGGTCATTTCGCTGGAATCAGGAATGTCCGAGGTGTTACAGGCTATGGATCTTCAAAAAAGGATTCCCGACTCCGACACCATTCAATGGGAAGACGACATTATCTCCGCATTGAAAGGTTTAACATGA
- a CDS encoding response regulator codes for MNVLLMDDDPAVLSMIQGALEKWGHKVDSYLNPEICPAYCSQTCPCTIFTNRCPDVILTDVNMPLVNGFRFVEELKRKSCRYQKIGVMSGDWSDSDLLKATQMGCTIFSKPFELSRLRSWVSEKVPIVDHRVNEV; via the coding sequence ATGAATGTTCTGCTGATGGATGATGATCCTGCCGTATTATCGATGATTCAAGGGGCATTGGAGAAGTGGGGACACAAAGTTGATTCCTACCTTAATCCCGAAATTTGCCCCGCTTATTGTTCGCAGACCTGTCCCTGCACGATATTCACAAACCGATGCCCTGATGTCATCCTGACAGATGTGAATATGCCCTTGGTGAATGGGTTCAGATTTGTTGAAGAATTAAAACGCAAAAGTTGCAGGTATCAGAAAATCGGAGTGATGTCGGGTGATTGGAGCGATTCGGATCTTCTGAAAGCCACTCAAATGGGGTGTACGATCTTTTCTAAACCCTTCGAACTTTCAAGACTTCGTTCATGGGTGTCGGAAAAAGTCCCTATCGTTGATCATCGGGTCAATGAGGTGTAG